The Papaver somniferum cultivar HN1 chromosome 3, ASM357369v1, whole genome shotgun sequence genome includes a region encoding these proteins:
- the LOC113355979 gene encoding pectinesterase inhibitor 7-like, with protein sequence MAQTSFLCLLLLLFVFCTSSVTMAKKSGDFIRTSCGVTQYPDLCFESLSVFRRQIQQSPRQIAQTALHVSLSRARSVRSYVSTMTRVKGIKGRDLQAVKDCVDNMGDSVDRLSKSIKELGEMSKGKNAASDFMWHMSNVQTWVSAALTDENTCTEGFTGHGKNTNYRIGIRRRVTGVAQVTSNALALVNHFAAKHY encoded by the coding sequence ATGGCTCAAACTAGTTTCCTCTGTCTCCTCCTCCTTCTGTTCGTCTTTTGCACATCATCTGTCACCATGGCAAAAAAGTCCGGCGATTTCATCAGAACTTCTTGCGGTGTAACCCAGTACCCAGATTTATGTTTCGAGTCACTCTCAGTATTTAGAAGACAAATCCAACAAAGTCCAAGACAGATAGCTCAAACAGCATTGCACGTAAGTTTATCCCGAGCTAGATCCGTTAGGAGTTACGTTTCCACGATGACTAGAGTTAAAGGTATTAAAGGCAGAGATCTCCAAGCTGTGAAAGATTGTGTAGATAATATGGGTGACAGTGTGGATCGGTTGAGTAAATCCATCAAAGAACTTGGTGAAATGAGTAAGGGTAAAAATGCTGCTTCTGATTTCATGTGGCATATGAGTAATGTACAGACTTGGGTAAGTGCTGCACTTACTGATGAAAATACTTGTACTGAAGGGTTTACCGGTCATGGCAAGAATACTAATTATAGAATTGGTATTAGGAGAAGAGTCACTGGTGTTGCTCAGGTTACCAGTAATGCACTTGCTTTGGTTAATCATTTTGCCGCTAAACACTACTAA
- the LOC113355980 gene encoding 26S proteasome regulatory subunit S10B homolog B-like codes for MEGEDERRKAAGRDYRKKLLHHKELESRVRTARETLRGSKKEYAKTEDDLKSLQSVGQIIGEVLRPLDNERLIVKASSGPRYVVGCRSKVDKEKLTAGTRVVLDMTTLTIMRALPREVDPVVYNMLHEDPGNISYSAVGGLSDQIRELRESIELPLMNPELFLRVGIKPPKGVLLYGPPGTGKTLLARAIASNIDANFLKVVSSAIIDKYIGESARLIREMFNYARDHQPCIIFMDEIDAIGGRRFSEGTSADREIQRTLMELLNQLDGFDQLGKVKMIMATNRPDVLDPALLRPGRLDRKIEIPLPKEQSRMEILKIHAAGIAKHGEIDYEAVVKLAEGFNGADLRNVCTEAGMFAIRAERDYVIHEDFMKAVRKLNEAKKLESSAHYNADFGKD; via the exons ATGGAAGGAGAAGATGAACGGCGTAAGGCTGCTGGTAGAGATTATCGTAAGAAGCTCTTGCATCATAAAGAGCTTGAATCAAGAGTTAGAACGG CAAGGGAGACATTAAGAGGTTCCAAGAAGGAGTATGCTAAAACTGAAGATGATCTGAAGTCCCTTCAGAGTGTTGGGCAAATTATAGGAGAAGTTCTGCGACCTCTAGACAACGAACGCT TGATAGTTAAAGCAAGTAGTGGCCCAAGGTACGTTGTTGGTTGCCGCAGTAAAGTAGACAAGGAAAAGCTTACAGCAGGAACAAGGGTCGTTCTTGATATGACAACTCTCACAATCATGCGTGCCCTTCCACGTGAA GTtgatccagttgtttataacatGCTTCATGAAGATCCTGGTAACATTAGCTACTCAGCTGTTGGTGGATTGTCGGATCAGATCCGTGAACTAAGAGAATCTATTGAGCTGCCACTTATGAACCCCGAACTCTTCCTTAGGGTTGGTATCAAGCCCCCCAAG GGTGTTCTTCTCTATGGGCCACCTGGAACAGGCAAGACACTATTAGCCAGAGCTATTGCCAGTAACATAGATGCCAACTTTTTAAAG GTTGTCTCAAGTGCTATAATTGATAAATACATAGGTGAAAGTGCAAGATTAATTCGTGAGATGTTTAACTATGCACGTGATCATCAG CCTTGCATCATATTTATGGATGAAATCGATGCCATTGGTGGTCGCCGATTCAGCGAGGGTACCAGTGCTGATCGTGAAATCCAAAGAACATTGATGGAATTGCTTAATCAGCTTGATGGGTTTGACCAACTTGGGAAG GTTAAAATGATTATGGCGACGAACAGACCTGATGTCTTGGATCCTGCACTTCTTCGTCCAGGGCGACTTGACAGAAAGATAGAGATCCCATTGCCTAAAGAACAGTCTAGGATGGAAATCTTGAAGATCCATGCTGCTGGGATTGCCAAACATGGCGAAATCGACTATGAAGCAGTTGTAAAACTGGCTGAG GGCTTTAATGGGGCTGATTTAAGGAATGTCTGCACTGAAGCTGGGATGTTTGCAATCCGTGCTGAACGTGATTACGTCATTCACGAAGATTTCATGAAA GCGGTGCGAAAACTGAACGAAGCAAAGAAGCTCGAGTCAAGTGCACATTACAACGCCGACTTTGGAAAAGACTAA
- the LOC113359355 gene encoding uncharacterized protein LOC113359355 encodes MRSFKFFVVLRLMYKIIGITEILCQGLQKKTQDTVIVMSLVSTTKELLRELREEGWKYFITTVVDFCIPHDVHIPDMEAHYIMGTGRFCQHRDNITEDHHYRVDTFNVKIDCQLLDLDLCLCNLAEKLYPLDFCQQEVHILRNELQHYGQDVLSHLSFQILSIVSELRRKLVVTKKQVRKIFFNDEIVKTAARNKIEEDFLRDCMKIYIEQVIA; translated from the exons ATGAGATCATTCAAGTTTTTCGTTGTCTTGCGTTTGATGTACAAAATTATAGGAATTACTGAAATATTATGTCAAGGTCTTCAAAAGAAAACACAAGACACAGTTATTGTCATGTCTTTGGTCTCAACCACAAAAGAACTACTTCGAGAATTGAGAGAAGAGGGTTGGAAATATTTTATTACAACTGTGGTTGACTTTTGTATTCCACATGATGTTCATATACCTGATATGGAGGCTCACTATATTATGGGTACAGGTCGTTTTTGTCAGCATCGTGATAATATCACAGAAGATCATCATTATCGTGTTGATACATTTAATGTTAAAATTGACTGTCAGTTATTAGATTTGGATC TTTGTCTTTGTAATCTTGCTGAGAAGTTATATCCTCTAGATTTCTGTCAGCAAGAGGTACACATTTTGAGAAATGAGTTACAACATTATGGCCAGGATGTACTTAGTCATTTGAGTTTTCAGATCTTATCAATTGTTTCTGAGTTGCGTCGCAAGCTAGTAGTTACCAAGAAG CAAGTCAGAAAGATATTTTTCAACGATGAAATAGTTAAAACAGCTGCCCGCAACAaaatagaagaagattttcttagaGATTGCATGAAGATCTACATCGAACAAGTCATTGCATGA